In Candidatus Rokuibacteriota bacterium, the genomic window AGGGACTAGACGAGGCGGACGTTATGAGGAAGGCGACGGAGCACGCCAAGACCACCCACAGGATGCCGACGATGCCCCCTGACGTCGCGACCAAGGTCAAGGCAGCGATCAAGAACAAGTAGCCGGCTTTCCGTCCGCCCTGCCTCACAGGCGTGCCGAGTGCTTTCCTCGGCACGCCTGCCGGGCGGGGGGGCCGCGGCCACGCGGCATGCCGCGCCCGTTCCTCGCGGCCCCGTCGATACTCTCCCCAGGCGCGCCGCAGCGTCAGGTAGGGGCGGGCCTCCAGCTGGGTCCGGGTGACCAGACCGGTCCGGCAGAGCTCGGCGATCTGCTCGGCATCGGTCAGATCCGTCTTCTCGCGACTGAGCTGCCGGGCCTCGCGGACCCGGAAGGTCGTCAACGGATTGACCACCACGTACCGCTCGCCCCGAGCAGAGCACGTACGCGAACGCCTCCCACACGTGCCCGGTCGCCTCGAAGGCGAACACGCGAGCACCCCCGGCGCGGCCGAGGGCTGCCGGCATGGTGCGCGGGAGCAGTTCCTCGAATCCCACCCGCGAGTGCGGAATCCTGAACCGGGTCAGCCG contains:
- a CDS encoding DUF1059 domain-containing protein — its product is MPKVLKCGDVMPGCTTVLEGLDEADVMRKATEHAKTTHRMPTMPPDVATKVKAAIKNK